A region of the Agrobacterium sp. RAC06 genome:
TTGTTGTCGTGGAAGGCGGCACCGCCATGGGGGGCTGCCGGGTCGGCACCGGTCAGGACGTTGATGCCCTCACCGTCGAGATGGCTCTTGTTCGGCCAGAGGCCCTCGGCCACCAGCACGCCCGGCTTCACGGCATCAGTGATCTTGGCATGAATGCGGAGCTTGCCCCTGACATTGCCGAGTTGGACGACATCGCCATCGGCGAGGCCGAGGCTCAGGGCATCGGCGGGGTTCACCATGACCTCGGGGCGGCCTTCCTTGTCACGCGAGGTCTTGGTCTCGGCGAAGGTGGAGTTGAGGAAGTTTCGGGCCGGAGACGTCGCAAGCCGAAAGGGATGTTCAGCATCTGCCACTTCGATCAGATCGACCTGGTCAGGATACACAGGCAATTCCTTCACGGGCCCGAGCGAGCCGAGCCTTGCCGGCGGCTTGTTGGGGGCTGGCGTTCCTTCCCAGTCCGGCTTGAAGCGGAACTTGCCGTCCGGATGGGCGAAACCGTTCAGATAATGGGCGTCCTCGAAGGCCGGCTGGCAGTCGAGCCACTTGTCCTCGATCAGCGTGTCGAAATCCGGCTTGCCGCTGATGTAGAGCATGTGTTCGATATGCTGGCGCTCGGTCTTGCCGAAGCCCGGGCGATCGGCGATGCCGAGGCGTTTGGCCAGCTCCTCGATGACGAAGAGATTGGTGCGCACCAGCGGCGGCGCATCGACGAGCTTCGGCCCGAGCAGGATATGGCTCTGGCCGCCGCCGCGATAGATGTCGTCATGTTCGACAAACATGGTGGCGGGCAGGACGATATCGGCGAGTTCCGCCGTCTCGGTCATGAACTGCTCGTGCACGGCAACGAAGAGGTCGTTGCGCAGGAAACCCTGCTTCACCAGCCGCTGTTCTGGCGCGACATTGACCGGATTGGTGTTCTGGATGATCAGCGCATCGACGGGCCCACGATGGCGGAGCGCTTCGGCGTCCCCGGTCAGCACGCGGCCGATCTGCGACTGGTCGAGCATGCGGATCTCGGGGTCGACCATACCAGTGCCCATCAGCTGCGCCTTGTTCAGCTGGAAGATGTCGCTGTTCGAGTGGAAGGCGCCGCCGCCCTCATATTGCCAGGAGCCGAGCACCGTTGCGAGCGACAGGGCCGCATGCATCGAGACCGCGCCATTGCGGCTGCGAGTAAAGCCGTAGCCGAGGCGGAAGAATGTTTTCTGCGTCTGGCCGACAAGGCGGGCAAAGGCCTCGATCTCCTCGACGGAAAGACCGGTGATGGCGGAGGCCCATTCCGGCGTCTTGTCCTTGAGATGCGCTTCGAGCCCTGCCGGGTCATCGGCGAACTTCGCCATGTAGTCGCGGTCGGCATAACCATCGCGGAAGGCGACATGCATGGCAGCACAGGCGAGCGCCGCATCTGTGCCGGGCTTCAGGATGAGGGCCATATCGGCCTGCTTCATCGTCGGATTGTCGTAGATGTCGATGACGACGATCTTGGCGCCGCGATCTTTCCGCGCCTTGATCGCATGGGTCATCACGTTGACCTGGGTGGCGACCGCATTGGTGCCCCAGATGACGACGCAATCGGAGACGGCCATTTCGCGCGGGTCCGGGCCGCGCAGCGTGCCCGTGCCCATGACATAGCCGGTCCAGGCCATGTTTGTGCAGATCGTGCCGAAGAAGCCGGAGTACTTCTTTGCGTGGCGCAGGCGCTCAATGGAATCGCGCTGCACCAGGCCCATGGTGCCGGCGTAGAAATATGGCCAGACGGCTTCGGAGCCGTGGCGCTGCTCGGCCTTGACGAAGGCGTCGGCAATCTCGTCAAGGGCGGCTTCCCAGTTGACGTCCTGCCACTGGCCCGCGCCCTTGGCGCCGGCCCGACGAACCGGCTTCATCAGACGATCCGGATGGTAGAGCCGCTCGGCATAACGCGCGACCTTGGCGCAGATGACGCCCGCCGTATAGCTGTTCTCGGTCGCGCCGCGCATACGGCCGATGCGACCGTCCTCGGTCAGCTCGACGTCAAGCGCGCAGGTGGATGGACAGTCATGCGGACAGGCCGTATGACCGACCGACCGGTTTCGGATGGGGCTCTGGATGTTCATGGGGCCGTTATAGGCCAAGGCCTGAACGCTCAAAAGCCCCATTCGAACAATTCATCACTGCCATCGGAACGATCAATGAATTATCGCCACATCTATCACGCGGGCAATTTCGCCGATGTCTTGAAGCATCTCGTCCTGTCGCGGCTGATCATATACCTGCAGCAGAAGGACAAGGCGTTCCGCGTGCTCGACACCCATGCCGGGATCGGGCTCTACGATCTCTCCTCCGAAGAAGCGCAGAAAACCGGCGAATGGCTTGAAGGCATCGGCAAGATCATTGATGCGGAGCTGCCGGAAAAGGTCGCGGAGATCATGGCGCCCTATCTCGATGCGGTGAAGGCGCTCAATCCGGATCGTGAGACCGGCGGCCCGCTTAGCAAATATCCGGGCTCGCCGAAGCTCGCCCGCGATCTCTTCCGCCCGCAAGACCGGCTGTCTGCGATGGAACTACATCCCGAGGACGCGCGGGCGCTTTCGCGGCTGTTCGAGGGCGATTTCCAGGTCCGCGTGACCGAACTCGACGGCTGGCTGACACTGAATGCGCATCTGCCGCCGAAGGAAAAGCGCGGCATCGTGCTGGTCGATCCGCCCTTCGAGATCGAGGGCGAATACGAGCGGCTGGTGGAAGGGCTTGCCAAGGCGCATCGCCGCTTTGCCAATGGCGTCTACTGCCTCTGGTATCCGATCAAGAAGGGCGCGCCGATCAAGGAATTCCACGAGGCCCTACAGGCGCTTGGCATCCCCAAAACGCTCTGCGCCGAGTTGCATGTGAAAAGCGACCGCGAACAGACGGGCCTTTCCGGCACCGGCCTCGTCATCGTCAACCCGCCCTTCACGCTGAAGGACGAAATGCATCTGGTGCTGCCGGAACTGAAGCGGCTGATGGCGCAGGATCGATACGCCTCACATCGCTGCTTCTGGCTGCGCGGCGAAGACTGAGCGGGAGCCGAGCAGCGCATGGGACGCTATACCGGTCTTTACGCCTTCGGCCTGCTGCTTGCGGCTTCGGTCGTCTACAGTCTGCTGCCGGCAGACGGTCCCGCCGAACGGTCCACGCCAATTGCGTCATCAACAGAAACTGCCCCGCCTCGCTCTCCCGAACAGCGTCAGCCGGCAAAGGGGACGGACACCCCGGAAGCGCCGCAAGGCAGCGGGTTCGATTTCTACGTGCTGGCGCTTTCCTGGTCGCCGACCTTCTGTGACGGCGAAGCTGCCGGCCGCAACCGCGAGCAATGCGGCGCGGGCAAGGACTTCGGATGGGTGGTGCACGGGCTTTGGCCGCAGAATGAAACGGGCTGGCCGGAGAATTGCCCGACACCGGAAGGCAGCCGTGTCCCCGAGCGGATCGGGCGAACCGTCATCGACATCATGCCGAGCATGGGGCTGATTGGCCACCAGTGGCGGAAACATGGCTCCTGTTCGGGGCTCGGCATGACCGATTACTTCAAACTCGTGCGCCAAGCGCATGATACCATTCGCCTTCCGACCGAGCTTTCCAATGTGGACATCGAAAGCCGGACATCACCGCAGGCCGTGGAGGCAGCCTTCATCCGCAGCAATCCGGGGCTCACCCGCTCGGCAGTCGCCGTGACCTGTGATAGGGAGAGAGTCGACGAAGTCAGGATATGCCTCGACCGGTCGCTTGGCTTCCGCGCCTGCCCTGAGGTCGACAGCCGGTCGTGCCGCCGCTCCGAGATCACTATCCCGCCTACGCGTTAACTCGCCACGAGAGCCACAGGAAACCATCATGAAGCTGCTCTTCGCGCCCGCCTCGCCCTATTCGTCCAAGGTTCGCATGGCGGCCCGCCATCTTGGCATCGAACTGGAAGAGGTCAGGGTCAACACGGCGGAAAACCCGTCGGAACTCGTCGACGCCAATCCGCTCGGCAAGATCCCGACGCTGATCACCGACGACGGAACGGCCATCTTCGACAGCCGCGCGATCATGCAATATCTGCATCGCGCGTCCGACAAACGTCTTTATCCAAAAAAGGACGAGAAGCGGACCGAAGCGGATGTGCTCGAGGCCCTGTCCGACGGTATCTGCGACAGCCTGCTGGCCATCGTCTACGAAAAGCGCTTCCGACCGCCGGAACTCGTCAGCCAGGATGCGATCGACCGGCAATGGGCGAAGATCAACCGCAGCCTCGATCATCTCGACAAGCACCTGCCAAAGATCGGAAAGAAGCTACATGGCGGCCACTTTGCGCTGGCGTCCACCCTCGGCTACCTGATGTTGCGCTTCCCCGGCGAATGGGAAAATGGTCGGGCCGCGCTCACGGAATGGCCGGCCAAGTTCGCGAAGGCTTTCGAGCCCTACCCGGCTCTGCGGCCGAAGGCCTGATCTGCCGAAACCTTCGACAAAAAACAGAAAAGCCGGGACGATGCCCGGCTTTTCTTCATTTCTGGATCGCGTGGATCAGAACTTCACGCCCATGCCGACCTTGACCGAGTGGTCGTCGAAGCCACGGGAAATGGTCGAACCACCGAGGTTGAAGTCGCGCTTCTGGTAGTCGCTGTAGCGATACTCGACGCGTGCCGTGATGTTGTCGGTGACGAAGGTCTCGACACCGGCACCAACCGTGTAACCGGCTGCCAGTTTCTCGTCATCGGTTCCGGCGCCGGACAGCTCATGGTTGGCAACAGCCAGACCAGCCGTACCATAGACCAGGAAGGGGTTCAGGTCGTAACCGACGCGACCGCGGACCGAGCCGTTGACGCCCTGGGTGCCAGTCAGGCCGCCAGCGACGCCAGCCTGGGTGCCAGCATTGCCTTCTTCGCCATTGTAGCTGATGTCGGCTTCAGCACCGTATACAATCGAGCCATTCTGCATGTTGTAACCGCCGTACAGGGTGCCGCCGAGGTCCTTGGCGTCACGGCCGTTGTTCGAGCCGGTGAACTTGCCGAAGTCGTAGGTCAGACCACCACCGACATAGGCACCCGACCAGTTGCCTGCCGGCGCAGAGTAGGATTCGGCGGCAGCCGGGGCTTCCGGTGCCTGGTAGATGGCGTCAGCTGCCTGGGCGGCGAAAGCTGCGACGGAGGTGGCGGATGCCAGAAGCATGATCTTGAGGGTACGCATGTTAGTCTCCTTTCGGTTCCCGGCCGCTCTTCACTAAGAACCAACGGCGGCCTGAACGTTAGTGGGTAATCTGTCCGTTCCGACTGTCTAGATGAATAGAAATTGAGGAAATGAAAGAGCGGAAATGTGAATTCATTGTGGCATCGCCATGACCAAATCGGGACGTTGCTTAAAAGACACAAACGATTCGTTAACCATAACAAATGCTTTACGCGATTTACTGAAGATTTCATCAACTTATACTTACATTATACGCGGACCCCACAAAGCAAACCCCGGGCAAAGTTTCAGGAATGCCCCGTTTAAATGTCGCCTCGGCGCCATATATGCAGCGCAACACCACTGACAGCACAAGGTAAGACACATGCAAAACGGCATCCCGAAGGTGGCTTTGGTCACCGGATCCGCAAAACGACTTGGCCGCGCCATCGCCGAAGACTTGGCGGCCCATGGCTTTGCCGTGGCATTGCATGCCAACGGTTCGCTGGATGAGGCAGAGGCCGTGGCCCACACATTGCGGTCCGAGGGAAAACGGGCAATCGCGCTGAAGGCGGACCTTGGTAACATTTCTGAGACCGGATCACTGATTGCGCAGACGGAAGCCGAATTCGGGCCTGTCGGGCTGCTCGTCAACAATGCCTCGATCTTCGAGGATGATTCCGCCATCGATTTCGATCCCGAAATCTTCGATCGGCACTTCAACGTCCATGTCCGGGCACCAGCGATCCTCAGTGGTGCGCTCGTCAAGGCGCTGCCCGAGGACAGCGCAGGCCTGATCGTCAACATCATCGATCAGCGCGTCCTGGCGCTGAAACCGACCTTCTTTTCCTATACGCTGTCGAAATCGACCCTCTGGACAGCGACGCAAACGCTGGCCCAGGCCTTTTCGCCTCGTGTTCGGGTCAATGCGATCGGCCCCGGCCCCAGCTTGATTTCGGAACGGCAGCGGCCAGAGGATTTTCAGGCGCAGATCGACAGCCTGCCCCTCAAGCGCGGCCCCTCGCTCGATGAATTCGGCCGCACGATCCGCTTTCTTTTTGACACGCCGTCGATCACCGGCCAAATGATCGCCTTGGATGGGGGCCAGCATCTGATTTGGCACGGCACGGAGATCAATGAATGAATGGAGGAAAGCTGCCCGATGGCGGCATTCTCTATGACGGTTCGGAAGAGGATGACGACGACGTCGTGGCGGAGGTGGATGCCACCCGCCCCGGCATCGAGATCGACTGGCATGTCGACGGCCTTGATGAAACAGGGCTCACCGGCGCTGACCTGATTGCCGAATTCGTCAAGCGGCTGCCCAATGCGCCCGGCGTCTACCGCATGCTGAACAAGGCCGGCGAGGTCATGTATGTCGGCAAGGCTCGAAGCCTGAAGAAGCGTGTCAGCAATTATGCCCAGGGCCGCGTTCACTCGAACCGGCTGTCGCGCATGGTGCGCGATACCGTGCACATGGAATTCGTCACGACACGCACCGAGGTCGAGGCGCTGCTGCTCGAAGCCAACCTGATCAAGCGCCTGCGCCCGCGCTTCAACGTGCTTCTGCGCGACGACAAGAGTTTTCCCTATATTCTGATCACCGGCGACAGCCGATCGCCCGCCATCTACAAGCATCGCGGGGCGCGCGCCCGCAAGGGCGACTATTTCGGCCCCTTTGCTTCGGCGAGTGCGGTTGGTCGCACGATCAATTCGCTGCAGCGCGCCTTCCTGCTGCGCACCTGCACCGACAGCGTCTTCGAGAGCCGCACGCGACCCTGCCTGCTTTATCAAATCAAGCGCTGTTCGGGTCCGTGCACACATGAGATCAGCGATCAGGATTATGCGGGCCTGGTGCGCGAAGCGAAGGACTTCCTGTCGGGCAAGAGCCAGAACGTCAAGGAAGCCATGGCGCGCGCGATGAACGAGGCGGCCGAGGATCTCGACTTCGAGCGCGCCGCCGTGTTCCGTGATCGTCTCGCGGGTCTGTCGCATGTGCAGAGCCATCAGGGCATCAATCCGGCCGGTGTGGACGAGGCCGATGTCTTTGCCATCCATCACGAAGGCGGGCTGTCCTGCATTCAGGTCTTCTTCTTCCGCGCCAGCCAGAACTGGGGCAACCAGGCCTATTTCCCGAAGGCCGATCCGCAACTGAGCGCAGCGGAAGTGCTCAACTCGTTCCTCGCGCAGTTCTATGACGACAAGCCTGTGCCGCGGCTGATCCTCTTGTCCGAAGAGGTCGAGGAGCAGGACCTGCTCGCCTCCGCCCTGTCGGAAAAGGCCGGGCACAAGGTTTCGATCAGCGTGCCGCAGCGTGGGGAAAAGAAGGATCTCGTCGATCACGTGAATGCCAATGCCCGCGAGGCACATGGGCGGAAGCTTGCCGAAACCGCGTCGCAGTCGCGTCTGCTGGCCGGTCTCGCCGAGACCTTTCAGCTGCCTTACGTGCCGCGCCGCATCGAGATCTACGACAACTCCCATATCATGGGCACCAATGCGGTGGGCGGCATGGTGGTCGCGGGGCCGGAAGGCTTCGTGAAGGGCCAGTACCGAAAGTTCAACATCAAATCGACCGACATCACGCCCGGAGATGACTTCGGCATGATGCGCGAAGTGATGACCCGACGCTTCTCGCGCCTGCTGAAGGAAGAAGGCAAGCCGGACCGCAGCGCGGCCCCGGAAGACTCTGGGGACAGCCCCTTCCCCGCCTGGCCTGATGTCATTCTGATCGACGGTGGCCAGGGCCAGATGAGTGCCGTGCGCAAGATCCTTGCCGATCTCGATATCACCGAGAGCGTGATTGCCATCGGCGTTGCCAAGGGTGTGGATCGCGATGCGGGCCGCGAGCGCTTCTTCGTCGAGGGCAAGCCCGACTTCACGCTGCCACCGCGCGACCCGGTTCTCTACTTCATCCAGCGCATGCGCGACGAAGCGCATCGGTTTGCAATCGGCTCACACCGGGCGCGGCGCAAGAAGGAAATGGTCAAGAACCCGCTCGACGAGATCGCCGGTATCGGACCGACGCGCAAACGGGCGCTGCTGCAGCATTTCGGCACGGCCAAGGCTGTATCCCGCGCCGCGGTCAGCGACTTGATGGCCGTCGAGGGCATCTCGGAAGCGGTTGCGCGGCTGATCTACAACCATTTTCACGAAAGCAGGGGTGACTGACACGGAAACGACGCATCCGGGGTCGAGATGATGATACAGACGATTCAGAATTCTTGAGTTGACGGCCTCGACGGAAACCCATCACATCACTCAGAGCACCAGACTTCAAAGACAGGGCATCATGGCTTCGCGCGCATACAACATTCCGAATCTCCTGACCTACGCTCGCATTCTCGCCGTGCCGCTCATCGTCGTGTGCTTCTTTCTGGAAGGCCGACTTCAGAGCTCAGACTTCGCCCGCTGGACGGCGCTGACGATCTTTGTCGTCGCCTCGATCACCGACTATCTCGACGGCTATCTGGCACGCATCTGGAACCAGACATCCA
Encoded here:
- a CDS encoding molybdopterin-containing oxidoreductase family protein, giving the protein MGLLSVQALAYNGPMNIQSPIRNRSVGHTACPHDCPSTCALDVELTEDGRIGRMRGATENSYTAGVICAKVARYAERLYHPDRLMKPVRRAGAKGAGQWQDVNWEAALDEIADAFVKAEQRHGSEAVWPYFYAGTMGLVQRDSIERLRHAKKYSGFFGTICTNMAWTGYVMGTGTLRGPDPREMAVSDCVVIWGTNAVATQVNVMTHAIKARKDRGAKIVVIDIYDNPTMKQADMALILKPGTDAALACAAMHVAFRDGYADRDYMAKFADDPAGLEAHLKDKTPEWASAITGLSVEEIEAFARLVGQTQKTFFRLGYGFTRSRNGAVSMHAALSLATVLGSWQYEGGGAFHSNSDIFQLNKAQLMGTGMVDPEIRMLDQSQIGRVLTGDAEALRHRGPVDALIIQNTNPVNVAPEQRLVKQGFLRNDLFVAVHEQFMTETAELADIVLPATMFVEHDDIYRGGGQSHILLGPKLVDAPPLVRTNLFVIEELAKRLGIADRPGFGKTERQHIEHMLYISGKPDFDTLIEDKWLDCQPAFEDAHYLNGFAHPDGKFRFKPDWEGTPAPNKPPARLGSLGPVKELPVYPDQVDLIEVADAEHPFRLATSPARNFLNSTFAETKTSRDKEGRPEVMVNPADALSLGLADGDVVQLGNVRGKLRIHAKITDAVKPGVLVAEGLWPNKSHLDGEGINVLTGADPAAPHGGAAFHDNKVWMRKA
- a CDS encoding 23S rRNA (adenine(2030)-N(6))-methyltransferase RlmJ, with the translated sequence MNYRHIYHAGNFADVLKHLVLSRLIIYLQQKDKAFRVLDTHAGIGLYDLSSEEAQKTGEWLEGIGKIIDAELPEKVAEIMAPYLDAVKALNPDRETGGPLSKYPGSPKLARDLFRPQDRLSAMELHPEDARALSRLFEGDFQVRVTELDGWLTLNAHLPPKEKRGIVLVDPPFEIEGEYERLVEGLAKAHRRFANGVYCLWYPIKKGAPIKEFHEALQALGIPKTLCAELHVKSDREQTGLSGTGLVIVNPPFTLKDEMHLVLPELKRLMAQDRYASHRCFWLRGED
- a CDS encoding ribonuclease T2 family protein; this translates as MGRYTGLYAFGLLLAASVVYSLLPADGPAERSTPIASSTETAPPRSPEQRQPAKGTDTPEAPQGSGFDFYVLALSWSPTFCDGEAAGRNREQCGAGKDFGWVVHGLWPQNETGWPENCPTPEGSRVPERIGRTVIDIMPSMGLIGHQWRKHGSCSGLGMTDYFKLVRQAHDTIRLPTELSNVDIESRTSPQAVEAAFIRSNPGLTRSAVAVTCDRERVDEVRICLDRSLGFRACPEVDSRSCRRSEITIPPTR
- a CDS encoding glutathione S-transferase family protein, with the translated sequence MKLLFAPASPYSSKVRMAARHLGIELEEVRVNTAENPSELVDANPLGKIPTLITDDGTAIFDSRAIMQYLHRASDKRLYPKKDEKRTEADVLEALSDGICDSLLAIVYEKRFRPPELVSQDAIDRQWAKINRSLDHLDKHLPKIGKKLHGGHFALASTLGYLMLRFPGEWENGRAALTEWPAKFAKAFEPYPALRPKA
- a CDS encoding outer membrane protein, translating into MRTLKIMLLASATSVAAFAAQAADAIYQAPEAPAAAESYSAPAGNWSGAYVGGGLTYDFGKFTGSNNGRDAKDLGGTLYGGYNMQNGSIVYGAEADISYNGEEGNAGTQAGVAGGLTGTQGVNGSVRGRVGYDLNPFLVYGTAGLAVANHELSGAGTDDEKLAAGYTVGAGVETFVTDNITARVEYRYSDYQKRDFNLGGSTISRGFDDHSVKVGMGVKF
- a CDS encoding SDR family oxidoreductase, encoding MQNGIPKVALVTGSAKRLGRAIAEDLAAHGFAVALHANGSLDEAEAVAHTLRSEGKRAIALKADLGNISETGSLIAQTEAEFGPVGLLVNNASIFEDDSAIDFDPEIFDRHFNVHVRAPAILSGALVKALPEDSAGLIVNIIDQRVLALKPTFFSYTLSKSTLWTATQTLAQAFSPRVRVNAIGPGPSLISERQRPEDFQAQIDSLPLKRGPSLDEFGRTIRFLFDTPSITGQMIALDGGQHLIWHGTEINE
- the uvrC gene encoding excinuclease ABC subunit UvrC, giving the protein MNGGKLPDGGILYDGSEEDDDDVVAEVDATRPGIEIDWHVDGLDETGLTGADLIAEFVKRLPNAPGVYRMLNKAGEVMYVGKARSLKKRVSNYAQGRVHSNRLSRMVRDTVHMEFVTTRTEVEALLLEANLIKRLRPRFNVLLRDDKSFPYILITGDSRSPAIYKHRGARARKGDYFGPFASASAVGRTINSLQRAFLLRTCTDSVFESRTRPCLLYQIKRCSGPCTHEISDQDYAGLVREAKDFLSGKSQNVKEAMARAMNEAAEDLDFERAAVFRDRLAGLSHVQSHQGINPAGVDEADVFAIHHEGGLSCIQVFFFRASQNWGNQAYFPKADPQLSAAEVLNSFLAQFYDDKPVPRLILLSEEVEEQDLLASALSEKAGHKVSISVPQRGEKKDLVDHVNANAREAHGRKLAETASQSRLLAGLAETFQLPYVPRRIEIYDNSHIMGTNAVGGMVVAGPEGFVKGQYRKFNIKSTDITPGDDFGMMREVMTRRFSRLLKEEGKPDRSAAPEDSGDSPFPAWPDVILIDGGQGQMSAVRKILADLDITESVIAIGVAKGVDRDAGRERFFVEGKPDFTLPPRDPVLYFIQRMRDEAHRFAIGSHRARRKKEMVKNPLDEIAGIGPTRKRALLQHFGTAKAVSRAAVSDLMAVEGISEAVARLIYNHFHESRGD